GAAGCACAGCTCGGAAGCGACCGGCGGCTCCGGACGATTTACAATGTGAATTTACGGAGCGCGTATCAAAAGGGACAATATGAACGCACGATGGCAAGCGATTTACATCCGTATTTAATGTATCGGGTCGGCAACAGCCAAAAACACCGCGAGCAACACCTTGCATGGGACGGCCTTATCCTGCCGAAAGACGATCCGTTTTGGAACAACCATTTTCCGCCGAACGGGTACGGATGCAAGTGTTATACGCGGGCGGTAACGGAAGCGCGGAAACAGCGATACGAAAATGAAGGCATAAAAGTTCCGCCCGCGGCCGACGGTTCGGGCGGCGGGACGCTTCGCGTAAAAACGAAAGCACCGCCCGACAAATATCGCAACTATTTTAACGAGCGAAAAGGAACGCTTGAAAGACTGCCTCAAGGCATTACGCCGGGGTTTAACTGGAATCAGGGGCAGACGGGACGGACGATCCCCGTGCTGCAGGAGTGTTTGAAAAAGGCACAACAGGAGATGCCGCAAGAGATCGATGCTGTTATTAAGACGTTGCAAAACTCGACAATTTATCGGGATGAGCTTTCGGCCTTTGTCGATGAGGCATATAAAAATAAAGCTGCAAATCGCGTGAACACCCGCAACACGACGCCGGTCGGCTTTTTCGATAAAAAAATAACGGATTTCCTGCACACGCAAGGAATCGATGCCGATGCGCGAAGCGTCATCGTGCTTGAACAGTATTTGATTACGAGCGATAAATACTTAAAGCGCCACACCGCCGCCGGCAATGCGCCGACACGGCAAGACTGGAAAAACCTGTTAGACTATTTAGCGGATGCGGATGTCTATTGGGACGGTAGAAAAAAGAATTCTTTGCTTTTTCTGAAAAAATTAAACGAAATGAAATATCTGAAAATCGCTGTCGATGTTTCTGCGACGGAAAGATATTTGAAACTTCCGAAGATCGACACTATGTTTTATCTGGATATTTCTACCGAAAGCGAATCGGGCATCGAAGCGTATCGCAAGATAATAAAATTAAAAAAAATAAGATAGGAATCCGGCAGCCTACATCCCCGTTCCGTTACCGCCGGGGGAGTTTCCCTTGTGGGGTCTGTCCCTGGTCGCTGAGGTCATAAAGACACACACGACGCACTCTTACCGTATCCTATCTTGCCTTTACTCTAACTCCAAATAACACAAATGTCAAGTTTTATTAACAGCCGTTACAGCACACGGCAAGCGCAATCTTATTAAAATACTCATAACCTCGATCGACAACATCGATCCAATCGGATGTCCCGCCGGCGGACTCGTGCCGGCACATTTTTTCAAGGAAGGTAGACATGAAAAAATTCTTTTTAATTCTTGCGCTCGCCCTCATTGCAGGAGGCGCGGTTTGCATGAGTTACAGCACGTACTGGGTGTTCGACGTGATCGGCGGTATCGTGCTGATCGTCGGATGTGCGCTTGCAACGGTTTACGCAATTAAAACCGTCAAGAAAAAACCGACGCTTATCGCGCTTTTATGCGCGCTATACACGGCCGTCGTGCTACTGCTTATTGCAGGTGCGGTTACTTTTTCCGGGACTATATTATTGGCAATTCTCGGGTCGGCAGCTCTAATACTCTTCGGCTTTCCGCTCGCACGTTTCAACCTTTGACAACGCTATCGACAGGCGGCGGGACGGCAAATTTCATCCCGCCGCATCTATGATTTTAAAAAGGACGGTTTGCGTGAAACTGTATATATCCGGTCCGATCACGGGCATAGAAAATTATGAAAAAAACTTCCTCGCCGCCGAGCGTGCACTTCGCCTGCGCGGATACATCGTCGTAAACCCGTGCAAAATACGGCATCGCGGAACGACGTGGGAAGATTACATGAAAAAGGATATAGCCGCACTGCTCGACTGCGACGGGGTGGCAACCCTTCCCAATTGGACAAATTCGCGCGGCGCGAATTTGGAAATACGTATCGCGCAGGCTTTGGGTATGCCCGTTAAGCGTTTTACACGGTGGATCAATGAAACACATTGAAATCGTAATGCGGACATTTTGTTTTTGTTTCGGAGTGCTGCTCGCGCTTTTTATACAGGTAAAAATACATGCAAAAAATGCGGCAGAAGTTTTTGCCAATGCGCTGTTCGCCCTTGTCTATATCGGCGCAACGGTTATATTGCTTGTTCTTCCGTGGGCGCTACCGTTGAGAAATTAAAAGAGAGAAAATAATATGGCTCGTAAATGTGCAGTGTGCGGTAAGTGCAAAACTTCTGGATGCGTGATAGCGCCGGATGAGAAATTGCCTGAAGTGAAAAAAGAAGTTTTCGTATGCAGTCAAAAATGTGCAGATACTTTTTTTCGACA
This Treponema socranskii subsp. buccale DNA region includes the following protein-coding sequences:
- a CDS encoding DUF4406 domain-containing protein, with product MKLYISGPITGIENYEKNFLAAERALRLRGYIVVNPCKIRHRGTTWEDYMKKDIAALLDCDGVATLPNWTNSRGANLEIRIAQALGMPVKRFTRWINETH
- a CDS encoding phage head morphogenesis protein encodes the protein MPDKFIQKEALDYIKNKNLKVGFSYKDVWNEEHATAFTVAKAMQIDVLSDMKKAVEKAIKDGQSFESFKKNIKPTLQQKGWWGKKQMTDPLTGREVEAQLGSDRRLRTIYNVNLRSAYQKGQYERTMASDLHPYLMYRVGNSQKHREQHLAWDGLILPKDDPFWNNHFPPNGYGCKCYTRAVTEARKQRYENEGIKVPPAADGSGGGTLRVKTKAPPDKYRNYFNERKGTLERLPQGITPGFNWNQGQTGRTIPVLQECLKKAQQEMPQEIDAVIKTLQNSTIYRDELSAFVDEAYKNKAANRVNTRNTTPVGFFDKKITDFLHTQGIDADARSVIVLEQYLITSDKYLKRHTAAGNAPTRQDWKNLLDYLADADVYWDGRKKNSLLFLKKLNEMKYLKIAVDVSATERYLKLPKIDTMFYLDISTESESGIEAYRKIIKLKKIR